A section of the Carya illinoinensis cultivar Pawnee chromosome 12, C.illinoinensisPawnee_v1, whole genome shotgun sequence genome encodes:
- the LOC122289327 gene encoding uncharacterized protein LOC122289327 yields MLRLISVKLPQQLRRRASPICHGHLFSTSSLKPISDPPNSTDPKSLTVSFLRNSCGLSLELTNSASKKLNIENVENPNSVLNLLRTHGLTQNHNIHLISSHPLLLSADLGNTLKPNLELFKSLGFSGANLAKMLTIYPTVLESDAYTTLIFLEHMVLVIYLEIKKLLSASPFVLQRSLEKQIIPCVQELRRVLGTDENVLKAIKACYQILESNMVMLRPNIDTLKSHGVPQSLVSKLLFIEPMSLHICSNRFCEIVSEVMKLGFDPNYLSFLVAIKSMALNSKTLWEKKVEAFRSFGLSDNEIYAAFKRHPMCMALSEKTIKKMMGFFVNKLKMKPAKISKSPILLQYSLEKRIIPRCSVLQLLMLKGLIKVDTSIVYIVKTAEKKFMERFVSKYQNEVPDVWFSQPNQMLRFICSKLPQKLRHRPSKPSHANFFSTSSLKPTSELPNPKDSQSLTISFLQNSCGLSFESANLCSKRLNIENVKITNSVLDLLRNHSLTQTHISNIIRIRPLLLSADLENTLMTNMEMFESLGFSGSGLARMLSKYPAVLESDAHTTVEIFRAHGFSDMQIKTLTMKRPVLYTYNADKIFKPKLEFFKSLGLSDLEIAQLLSSEPYILTRSLEKQIIPCVQELWRVLGTDEIVLKAIKECYLLLESNMVRMLQPNIDTLKSHGVPQSLVLKLLFIEPMSLLICSTRFSEIVSEVMKLGFDPNCLSFLLAIKSMALNSKALWEQKVEAFRSFGLSEDVIYAAFKRQPLCMSCSEKKIKKMMGFFVNKLMMKPSVISNCPNLLLHSLEKRIIPRCSVLQLLMLKGLIKEDTNIVYVITMTEKNFMERFVSKYQSEVPDVVRAHQGKIEFQGLPIAMEM; encoded by the exons atgctTCGTTTAATTTCCGTAAAGCTGCCCCAACAATTAAGGCGCAGAGCTTCACCAATCTGCCATGGCCACTTGTTCTCAACCTcctctctcaagcccatctcaGACCCCCCTAATTCCACGGACCCAAAATCTCTTACAGTTTCTTTTCTCCGAAACTCGTGTGGGCTGTCCTTAGAATTGAccaattcagcttccaagaaGCTCAACATTGAGAACGTAGAGAATCCCAACTCCGTTCTGAATCTGTTGAGAACTCACGGTTTGACGCAGAACCACAACATACACTTAATTAGTAGTCATCCATTATTGCTTTCGGCCGATTTAGGCAATACCCTCAAGCCCAACTTGGAGTTGTTTAAATCCTTAGGGTTCTCTGGCGCTAACCTCGCCAAAATGCTCACCATATACCCAACTGTGCTAGAaagtgatgcatacactacgttgATTTTTTTAGAGCACATGGTTTTAGTGATAT ATCTTGAAATTAAAAAGCTTTTATCTgcatcgcctttcgttctgcaaAGGAGCCTCGAAAAACAAATCATTCCGTGTGTTCAAGAGCTTAGGCGGGTTCTTGGCACTGACGAGAATGTCTTAAAGGCTATAAAGGCATGCTACCAAATACTCGAATCAAACATGGTTATGCTACGGCCCAACATCGATACGTTGAAAAGCCATGGTGTTCCCCAGTCATTAGTTTCGAAACTCTTATTTATAGAACCAATGTCACTGCATATCTGTAGCAATCGGTTTTGTGAGATTGTTAGTGAAGTTATGAAATTGGGTTTTGATCCCAATTATCTGTCGTTTCTTGTAGCCATCAAGTCCATGGCACTAAATAGTAAGACACTGTGGGAGAAGAAGGTGGAAGCTTTTAGAAGCTTTGGTTTGTCAGACAATGAGATTTACGCAGCATTCAAGCGGCACCCCATGTGTATGGCTCTTTCGGAGAAGacaatcaagaaaatgatgggTTTCTTTGTGAACAAACTGAAGATGAAGCCTGCAAAGATCTCCAAGAGTCCGATTCTTCTACAGTATAGCTTGGAGAAGCGGATTATTCCGAGGTGTTCAGTTCTGCAACTTTTGATGTTGAAAGGTTTGATCAAGGTAGATACTAGCATTGTTTATATAGTCAAAACGGCTGAGAAGAAATTCATGGAGAGATTTGTGAGCAAGTATCAAAATGAGGTTCCTGATGTT TGGTTCTCTCAACCAAATCAAATGCTACGTTTCATTTGCTCAAAATTGCCCCAAAAACTGAGGCACAGACCTTCGAAACCCAGCCACGCAAACTTTTTCTCAACCTCCTCCCTCAAACCCACCTCAGAACTTCCTAATCCAAAGGACTCACAATCTCTGACAATCTCCTTCCTCCAAAATTCATGTGGACTTTCGTTCGAATCGGCCAATTTGTGCTCCAAGAGGCTCAACATTGAGAACGTAAAGATTACCAATTCAGTTCTAGACCTGTTGAGAAATCACAGTTTGACACAGACCCACATAAGTAACATAATTAGAATCCGTCCACTATTGCTTTCGGCTGACTTAGAGAATACCCTTATGACCAACATGGAAATGTTTGAATCCTTGGGGTTTTCTGGTTCAGGTCTCGCCAGAATGCTTAGCAAATACCCAGCTGTGCTAGAAAGTGATGCACACACTACTGTTGAAATTTTTAGGGCACATGGTTTTAGTGATATGCAAATAAAAACTTTGACGATGAAGCGTCCCGTATTGTATACGTATAATGCTGACAAGATTTTTAAGCCAAAGTTGGAGTTTTTCAAATCGTTAGGCTTGTCAGATCTTGAAATTGCACAGCTTTTATCCTCTGAGCCTTATATTCTAACAAGGAGCCTCGAAAAACAAATCATTCCGTGTGTTCAAGAGCTTTGGCGGGTTCTTGGCACTGATGAGATTGTCTTAAAGGCTATAAAGGAATGCTACCTACTACTCGAATCAAACATGGTTCGTATGCTACAGCCCAACATCGATACGTTGAAAAGCCATGGTGTTCCCCAGTCATTAGTTTTGAAACTCTTATTTATAGAACCAATGTCACTGCTTATCTGTAGCACTCGGTTTAGTGAGATTGTTAGTGAAGTTATGAAATTGGGTTTTGATCCCAATTGTCTGTCGTTTCTTCTAGCCATCAAGTCCATGGCACTAAATAGTAAGGCACTGTGGGAGCAGAAGGTGGAAGCTTTTAGGAGTTTTGGTTTGTCAGAGGATGTGATTTATGCTGCATTCAAGCGGCAACCCTTGTGTATGAGTTGTTCagagaagaagatcaagaaaatgatgggTTTCTTTGTGAACAAACTGATGATGAAGCCTTCTGTGATCTCCAATTGTCCGAATCTTCTACTGCATAGCTTGGAGAAGCGGATTATTCCGAGGTGCTCGGTTCTGCAACTTTTGATGTTGAAGGGTTTGATCAAGGAAGATACTAACATTGTTTATGTGATTACAATGACTGAGAAGAACTTCATGGAGAGATTTGTGAGCAAGTATCAATCTGAGGTTCCTGATGTTGTTAGAGCACACCAAGGGAAGATAGAATTTCAAGGGCTCCCCATAGCCATGGAAATGTGA
- the LOC122290253 gene encoding uncharacterized protein LOC122290253, producing the protein MALNSKTLWEKKVEAFRSFGLSDNEIYAAFKRHPMCMALSEKTIKKMMGFFVNKLKMKPAKISKSPILLQYSLEKRIIPRCSVLQLLMLKGLIKVDTSIVYIVKTAEKKFMERFVSKYQNEVPDVVRAHHGKIEFQGLPIAPMET; encoded by the coding sequence ATGGCACTAAATAGTAAGACACTGTGGGAGAAGAAGGTGGAAGCTTTTAGAAGCTTTGGTTTGTCAGACAATGAGATTTACGCAGCATTCAAGCGGCACCCCATGTGTATGGCTCTTTCGGAGAAGacaatcaagaaaatgatgggTTTCTTTGTGAACAAACTGAAGATGAAGCCTGCAAAGATCTCCAAGAGTCCGATTCTTCTACAGTATAGCTTGGAGAAGCGGATTATTCCGAGGTGTTCAGTTCTGCAACTTTTGATGTTGAAAGGTTTGATCAAGGTAGATACTAGCATTGTTTATATAGTCAAAACGGCTGAGAAGAAATTCATGGAGAGATTTGTGAGCAAGTATCAAAATGAGGTTCCTGATGTTGTTAGAGCACACCATGGGAAGATAGAATTTCAAGGGCTCCCTATTGCACCAATGGAGACGTGA